From Halotia branconii CENA392, the proteins below share one genomic window:
- a CDS encoding phosphodiester glycosidase family protein: protein MSVNKILFLSVFIFSMSLLSGCKQIKAISAPELSQTCIGEDPKFSIEFFKTNNQGDKYTKGINHVIIFNPQSPALDFKVNVGLSHKLYAQDARGKIRKEYVPKQFQEIISDQNATLDGLQPIAAINADYIDTDNQPQGLNISRGVEYSGAFKNRRSSFGISGGKPQERKATIQAGKRAANILNYNLVGGNGRFYRQGKFKDICEDLGEFACRQATNRSMAAITNKGYVILLVNDSKANSNIDFSPINQELVPDKFDDVLEGIARNNCLGKIQEGMLFDGGMSPGLYYNQKIYVENFGPIGSVFLIYKKPK from the coding sequence ATGTCTGTAAACAAAATATTGTTTTTATCTGTATTTATCTTTAGTATGAGCTTGTTATCAGGTTGTAAACAAATCAAGGCAATCTCCGCACCAGAATTATCTCAAACTTGTATTGGAGAAGATCCTAAATTCAGTATTGAGTTTTTCAAAACTAATAATCAAGGAGATAAATACACAAAAGGTATCAACCATGTGATTATTTTTAATCCTCAATCACCAGCATTAGATTTTAAAGTTAATGTAGGTTTATCTCATAAACTTTATGCCCAAGATGCTAGAGGAAAAATACGCAAAGAATATGTACCAAAACAGTTTCAGGAAATTATCTCTGATCAAAATGCTACATTAGATGGACTACAACCTATAGCAGCAATTAACGCCGATTATATAGATACTGATAATCAACCCCAAGGATTAAATATTTCTCGTGGAGTAGAGTATTCGGGAGCTTTTAAAAATAGACGTTCTTCTTTTGGAATTTCAGGAGGGAAACCACAAGAGCGAAAAGCTACTATTCAGGCTGGTAAAAGAGCAGCAAATATTCTTAATTATAATTTAGTCGGTGGTAATGGCAGATTCTATCGTCAAGGTAAATTTAAAGATATTTGTGAAGATTTAGGAGAATTTGCTTGTAGACAAGCGACTAACAGATCTATGGCAGCAATAACTAATAAAGGTTATGTGATTTTATTAGTTAATGATTCCAAAGCAAATTCCAATATTGACTTTTCGCCAATTAATCAAGAGTTAGTTCCAGATAAATTTGATGATGTCTTAGAAGGCATTGCCCGTAATAATTGTTTGGGTAAAATTCAAGAAGGAATGTTATTTGATGGAGGGATGTCTCCAGGGTTATATTATAATCAAAAAATATATGTAGAAAATTTTGGCCCTATAGGTTCAGTATTTTTAATTTATAAAAAACCCAAATAA
- a CDS encoding Rpn family recombination-promoting nuclease/putative transposase has translation MKTDTIFYSLFQAFPSIFFELINQSPAEAISYKFTSSEVKQLAFRLDGLFLPTIKDPAKPFYIVEVQFQPDDDLYYRLFAELFLYLRQYKPSHPWQVVAIYPTRSIEREPDLQFSEILVLNRVRRVYLDELETENSIGVGVVKLVIEPEETAPEIARRLIEQANKQLTDAATKGDLINLIETIIVYKLPQKNREEIEAMLGLNDLKQSKVYQEALEEGKQEGKQEGKQEGKLEAIPRMIQFGLSEDAIAQLLDLPLEVVQQAVINQHL, from the coding sequence GTGAAAACCGATACCATCTTTTACAGCCTATTTCAGGCATTCCCCAGTATATTTTTTGAACTAATCAATCAGTCTCCAGCAGAAGCAATTAGTTATAAATTTACATCTAGCGAAGTCAAACAACTTGCATTCAGGCTTGATGGTTTATTCTTACCAACTATCAAAGACCCAGCAAAACCCTTCTACATAGTTGAAGTTCAGTTTCAACCTGATGATGATTTATACTACCGCCTGTTTGCTGAACTTTTTCTTTACTTGCGGCAATATAAACCTTCTCACCCTTGGCAGGTTGTAGCCATCTATCCAACTCGCAGCATTGAAAGAGAACCGGATTTACAATTTAGTGAAATTCTGGTTCTTAATAGAGTCAGACGTGTTTATTTAGATGAGTTGGAAACAGAAAATTCTATCGGTGTTGGTGTTGTTAAGCTAGTTATTGAGCCTGAAGAAACCGCACCAGAAATAGCAAGACGCTTAATTGAACAAGCAAACAAGCAGCTAACTGATGCAGCTACTAAGGGTGACCTAATTAACTTAATAGAGACAATTATCGTTTATAAATTACCGCAAAAGAACCGCGAGGAGATTGAAGCAATGTTAGGTTTAAATGATTTGAAACAGAGTAAAGTCTATCAGGAAGCTTTAGAAGAAGGCAAGCAAGAAGGTAAGCAAGAAGGTAAGCAAGAAGGTAAGTTAGAAGCAATACCGCGCATGATCCAGTTTGGTTTGAGTGAGGATGCGATCGCACAATTATTAGATTTACCATTAGAGGTAGTTCAGCAAGCAGTGATAAATCAACATCTCTAA
- a CDS encoding DNA-3-methyladenine glycosylase — protein sequence MTSPIDAVWLSRPSIEVAPMLIGCTLVRLMPDGLIVRGLIVETEAYMPDDPAMHAYRCRTKRNQVIFGPAGRAYVYQIYGIYHCLNIVTDQDQVASAVLIRALQLESIPSWIQPPQRRKPHLIAAGPGKLCRALMIDVNLNTTLLQPGQPLWLEPRHFQFQQYLEEGHLSLIQTVRIGLTKGVDLPWRWYLSNWSSVPVA from the coding sequence GTGACTTCACCGATAGATGCTGTCTGGCTCAGTCGTCCTTCTATAGAAGTTGCACCCATGCTAATTGGTTGTACCCTTGTCCGCCTAATGCCAGATGGACTAATTGTGCGGGGTCTGATTGTTGAAACTGAAGCTTACATGCCCGATGATCCTGCCATGCACGCCTATCGCTGCCGCACGAAGCGAAATCAAGTCATTTTTGGCCCTGCGGGCAGGGCGTATGTATATCAAATATACGGCATTTATCATTGTCTAAATATTGTGACTGACCAAGACCAAGTAGCAAGTGCTGTTCTTATTCGTGCCCTTCAGCTAGAAAGCATTCCTTCTTGGATTCAGCCTCCACAGCGACGAAAACCCCATCTAATTGCTGCGGGGCCAGGAAAGCTCTGCCGCGCATTAATGATTGATGTTAACTTAAACACTACGCTACTTCAACCAGGACAACCATTATGGCTGGAACCTCGACATTTTCAGTTCCAACAATATCTAGAAGAAGGGCATTTAAGCTTAATACAAACTGTTCGTATCGGCTTAACCAAAGGCGTAGATTTACCTTGGCGTTGGTATTTGTCTAACTGGAGTTCTGTGCCAGTTGCGTAA
- a CDS encoding DNA adenine methylase — protein MIKSPLRYPGGKSKAINQIIEYLPEKFSEFREPFVGGGSVFIYLKQKFPHLKIWINDLNRELFLFWKFTQSHLPQLVVEIRRIKDKFTDGKLLFKELTSVVTNSLSDFDRAVRFFVLNRITFSGTVESGGFSEQAFHKRFTDSSINRLEKLEQILTADVKITNLDYRELLYADGKDVFIFLDPPYFAATKSRLYGKNGNLHTSFEHPMFVESIMKCHHHWLITYDNSPQIRDNFLDFNLFEWELQYGMNNYKQSSAAKGKELFITNYKNRRKSN, from the coding sequence ATGATCAAAAGTCCACTACGCTACCCAGGTGGTAAGTCAAAAGCCATTAATCAAATAATCGAATATTTACCAGAAAAATTTTCTGAATTTCGAGAACCTTTTGTGGGTGGCGGTTCTGTATTTATCTATTTAAAGCAAAAATTTCCTCATCTAAAAATTTGGATTAACGATTTAAACCGTGAGCTATTTCTGTTTTGGAAATTCACTCAATCTCATTTACCTCAGTTAGTGGTAGAGATACGTCGTATTAAAGATAAATTCACAGATGGTAAGTTACTATTTAAAGAATTGACTAGTGTAGTTACTAACAGTTTGTCTGATTTTGATAGAGCAGTACGTTTTTTTGTTCTGAATAGAATTACTTTCTCTGGTACTGTAGAATCAGGAGGATTTTCTGAGCAAGCTTTTCATAAACGCTTTACTGACTCGTCAATAAATCGCCTGGAGAAGTTAGAACAAATTTTAACGGCAGATGTCAAAATTACTAATTTGGATTATAGAGAACTATTATACGCAGACGGTAAAGATGTATTTATATTTTTAGATCCCCCTTATTTTGCTGCTACTAAATCCAGGTTGTATGGCAAAAATGGTAATTTACACACATCTTTTGAGCATCCGATGTTTGTTGAATCGATAATGAAATGCCATCATCATTGGCTCATAACTTATGATAATTCACCTCAAATTAGAGACAATTTTCTCGATTTTAATCTCTTTGAGTGGGAATTACAGTATGGAATGAA